A genomic stretch from Pomacea canaliculata isolate SZHN2017 linkage group LG2, ASM307304v1, whole genome shotgun sequence includes:
- the LOC112557470 gene encoding uncharacterized protein LOC112557470, translating to MLSSCCWCLILVAMVAGAPVQEEKVRDAKTAEVQNQEKELKSLLHLADEQEKHKDVSVHEEHVQHLHDVNGLVTKEEETRKTVTDVKTGKLLSDVKQEVKSEEVAAAGASPKVEVKTEVDVPAEGVHETLVQLEDGAGVADKEDEAEEFSPEVVAEYLYQTGDFDRFYTTLAQLVNNSVMTEAEAVNFAELVAQYYRQRVEEYENNILVQRRAQSQPLPDLYPMTLDAREPYPLGLENDDRYLLSLDNSDSYGVAPQDLPTDTEVDANAYDILGELLREAFVGGDERAQAIVQELYNQAENRRRRRLRAALHAG from the exons ATGCTGTCGTCCTGTTGTTGGTGCTTGATCCTGGTGGCGATGGTCGCTGGAGCCCCCgtacaagaagaaaaag TGAGAGACGCAAAAACTGCTGAG GTGCAAAATCAGGAGAAAGAACTGAAGTCCCTGCTGCACCTAGCAG ATGAGCaggaaaaacacaaagatgttTCGGTGCACGAAGAACACGTGCAGCATTTGCATGACGTCAACGGCCTGGTGACAAAAGAAGAGGAGACACGGAAGACAG TGACAGATGTGAAGACCGGCAAGCTGCTGTCTGACGTTAAACAGGAAGTGAAGTCAGAGGAAGTCGCTGCGGCTGGAGCGTCGCCCAAGGTGGAGGTCAAGACGGAGGTGGACGTGCCGGCAGAGGGCGTTCATGAAACGCTCGTCCAGTTGGAGGACGGG GCTGGCGTTGCAGACAAGGAGGACGAGGCAGAAGAATTCAGCCCCGAGGTTGTGGCCGAGTACCTGTACCAGACTGGAGACTTTGACAGGTTCTACACCACCCTGGCTCAACTTGTCAACAACTCTGTG ATGACGGAAGCTGAGGCAGTCAACTTCGCTGAACTCGTCGCACAGTACTACAGGCAACGAGTGGAAGAATATGAAAACAATATCCTG GTTCAGAGGCGTGCCCAGAGTCAGCCTTTGCCTGACCTCTACCCCATGACCTTAGATGCACGCGAACCTTACCCTCTTGGCCTCGAGAACGACGACCGTTACCTTCTGTCCCTGGACAACTCCGACTCCTACGGCGTGGCACCGCAGGACCTGCCCACCGACACCGAGGTCGATGCCAACGCATACGACATCCTGGGAGAGCTTTTGCGGGAGGCTTTTGTTGGTG GTGACGAACGTGCCCAGGCCATCGTGCAGGAGCTGTACAACCAGGCCGAGAATCGACGACGACGCAGGCTCAGAGCTGCGCTCCATGCTGG TTGA